The following DNA comes from Dermacentor andersoni chromosome 2, qqDerAnde1_hic_scaffold, whole genome shotgun sequence.
AAGTAAATATAAATCTCTTGGCGTAATATTTGACGAACATCTTAAATGGGCTGATCACTTCCATCATCTTTCTTTAAGCTTGTCGAAATCTGTAGGAGCTCTTTCACGAGGTCGCGACTTGTTTCCCGTGAAAGTTAAGAAATTAATATATCATTCATTATTTCACTCTCAAGTAAGCTACTGCCATCTTGTGTGGGGAACTGCGGCTCGCGTGCATCTAAACCAACTactacttctgcaaaaaaaagcTATCCGCATAGTTTCTGGCTCAGATTACCTAGCTCATACCAGACCACTGTTTATTAAACATGGAATATCTCCCATTCATCATCTAGTGTCATTTCCCATTCTTCAAGCCTTGGATAACTTAAGCTTACCTCGGGCTAAGTTCATAATCCAACTCTCATCGGtgacacaaacgcacactcaGACAAGCACCAGACGCATGGCATTTACCCCGAATTCGCACAACGTATGGCTCCCAAATGTTGCATTTCCTGGTTCCGAACACACTTAACACAAAAAAATGGTACACGGAAAATATGAACCTAAACAGAAAAACAATTGTTCAGCAATTTTTTGAGCATGTGGTGGGTTCAAACCCAAATTAGGCTAATAGTGTTTTTTTGCCATTGtataaaaagaaatgctgctatgtattgtttgaacttgatatattatatcgtagtgttgaaatgcaattacgttttACTCCTGTTTCTGCTATACCGCTGTATTATGTTTTTTTGTTACTTCTCAGTGCATTGTATATTTGAATTTTTACTTTGTATTACATTAAGTTTATTTGTAATTCTGCATTGTGTATGGTTCCTTGATTCATGATGTATGTCAAATTGTACTTTTTTtccttcactgctgccattttgtagATGGGCCCCGGACCCCGTCAAGCTGCTTCAAGGCAGCGTTTTGTCCCCggcctttttctcttggagaaataaatgaatcttgAATCTTGAATATTTCTAATGTTAAGAATCGTACACATCCCCACATCCCTAGGAACAGACGCTGGCGTACCATAGATAAAGCCATACATCTGACAAACGCAACAAGGATTGTTGTTGGTCCCTTTAACGTTAATTATCGAGAGCGCAACTGGCGCCTTCACTGCCTAGTGGACACTCACCGGTCTCGGAACTACTGCTTGGCCCGCACTACCGTCGGTTGTGGTGAAAGGCTCTGCGCGGCTTTCTTGATGGAGGTCGGAGACTCGGTCGCGTAGTTGTTCCGACTGGTGCCCCCTCCGTCACCAGCGAAGCCCGTGAGCCCCTGGACGCGGCCAAGCAGCCCCCTCATGTGCAAGTCGCTGAGTCCCCGGCGAATATCCTTGGCCCGGCCGTGCACCGAGTGGATGTTAGAGAAAGGCATCAGGATGATTCTGCACGAAGGAACCCACAGATGTCGTCGAAGATGCGGGAGGGAGTATTAGTCGTTAGGTTCAACGTTTCCGTCGAATTCATTGATGTTTATATGGCGTTCCGGTTTTGAGCCAACGAAGCACGGTTGTACACTGTGGCTGTGCATTTAAATGCAGCGATGGTGGCTACACCATCGACGAGAAAGGACAAAGCGCGAGCTTATACGTGCGTGCAATGCATATCGTAACGTAGTAAAACATTCTTCTTTATCGCAGCGACATCATTCTAAATAGCTGGAACCACATCAGATCGGTTCGCTATCGTTATTCTGTCATGAGTCATATCGTCTTGATAGATTTCGCTTAGACGTTTGTCCTCTTCAACGAGGGAAGGCTCACgcattcaacaaaaaaaaatgcgatcCATCAAACTTCAGCAGAATTGTGCTACACTCGCAAGGATGGAATATCTTCTTCCCCTAGCTCCCACGCATGACGAGATCTAGTGAATTTTGTCCCTTTTTGTGCCCTTTATTCCTGCACTCGCACAAAATAGTGTTCATTTTTACAATTGACTTCAGCGTTAGTATTCTGCTTCTGTTCTATGCATTGCATTCTCTGTACGAGAGAAATataaaaatgaaaggcagggaggtcaactagacGCACTTATGGTTTGATATACCGTGCACAAAGTAAGGGAATAAGGAAACaaatagaaagagaaaaggagGGATCACTAGCTGCTTGCACACACTGGAAGAGCACATTACACCAAATAAACAGATATTGCGGCCAGTCGACTTGGGACATTCAAGCGAGCGAGTTATTTCCTGAGCTTGCGACAGACAAGGCTATAAAACCCAATAAAGCATCGTTGTCTATAAAGCGGGCGATAAATTTATAGCATAAAGAACAACCGGACGGTTGTCAAGCAAGTTTTCAAGCTTGACGCCTCTCCTgcagcaagaaaacaaacaaaatacttGGCTAAAGTAagggtgtgtgtgcgtgagaaagagagatagatatCGACATTCTTTTTATAAACTGTCCGAGCCGTGGTCGCTAGTAACACGCCATGCTCCGCTTTAGACTTTCGGTATTCCTTTGAGGTGCTGAACGTGCATAAAGGGGAGTCACGTAGGCCAGCTCAGTGGGAATCGCTTGCGTACCTGGGTATATTGTGGACGTGGAAGCGGGCCAGGTGGATGACCTTCTCCCAGAGTGTGAACCATCGGTTCAGGCGGTCGGGCTCGAAGACGTTCTGCACAAACCGGTCGAGGATGGGCAGCGCCTGTGACCTCTGCGCAAGCACCAGGCACACCAGCAGCGCCAGGGCACGGCCTGCCTCGCGACGCCGCCGCCTGCAAACGGAGGCAGGGACCGGTCAGAGAAAGCTGCGAGGGCGCGCATACTGTTGAGTACTTATCCACCTCTGTTGCAATGGCTCCGTTCCGTTCtttttcattgattcattcattcacttcGTACTTCGATTGATTTATATAATCGCACATTAGGTCATTGAATTTAGAAAGTCCTTATAGAGCTCTGGAGGGCCTCTGTATAACACTGCTACGCCTGAACCTTAACGTTAGATTGTGGCCAAGCCTCACAAACCAATAATGAATTCCAATAAGCACGGCTTGCTCCCTCTTTCGGGCCAGGAAGAACACAATACAGCGCGTACAGTTAAAAGTGGTGAAGAGAAATCTAGACGCCGCCTTACGCTGTGATAACGGGTGTGAGGAACTGTACAAAATGTTCGCAAAGATATCCAGCGATTGCGTTTCCTCTTTTCTTAGGTCGACTAAATTTACGATATTAAAGCGTACTTGATTTTATTCAATTCTTTTTAAATGAGTTCTCACGCTCactggtgaaaaaaagaaagatgccgtGATTAGCATTGCGAAAACGAAATGAATAGAGCTGTTTAAAAGCTCACACAGATTCAACCGACGCAAAAATCAGCAGAGATTACTGCTCAGCTTAAACGACAGCAGTTTAATAATGATCGCCTGTTAGTTTGCGTGGTGTGTTGCAACTGTCTCTCGTGGAATTTGTAGGTTTCTAGAACAAGTTTATTTCAAACGAAGACGACGGTGCCGAAAACTGCAGTTTAGAGAAACACACCTTTCCTCACAGCAGTTTGTGCTCTTCGAGGTAAGCCCTAGCACATACGTTTCTTCCTTTGAAATTCTGTGTAATTTGCCATCCCATCAAAGAATAGTGGTTTACGTCGCTCCTGTAGCGCATGCAAGTTGATTTCTCTTGTGTTTTACCTCACTTCACAAAAGGCTAAACTTTGATGGATACAATTTCTCTACATTTGGAGACTTATAGGGCATGAATTTACCTCCAACTTGGGCAACAACGCAGAAACAATCGTCCCACGCTTTTGCCAGTCAATAAAATTATGATTGAATACAGCAGCAGATTCCTGGGAAATCGAAAAGCTGAAGACATGCTAATAAACCTCTTGCGCGCAGAGTTGGTTCATAGTACCCCCCATTAGAAAGAAAATCAAATATAGCCTCTTTGTAATTTTAGTTTATCCTGAACTTTAAGTCTAGCATCAATATGCGCTTAATAGCGACTCATACGAATAGCCACCTAAACGAGTCTAGTTGGGGCGTACTGCAGTTTAGTGACGGCTCCTCCGCAGTTAGTGGTGTTAGGGTTgacgtctggcaccacgtgcagaaaggaatttcaaccgaccatctctcaccctgcctcgtcgaaatgaggcgtgacttcacCTGCTATGggtggcgtcccgcacctcgtgcagaaagaactttctctcacccgaccttcttacACCAGGCCTCGTTggaatgaagcgtgacttcctgattcgccatgaccatttcgagtgtctgtgGCTATGGTGGAAATTCCCGCAGTGTACCTGgcctcctttgtgtgtgtgtttgtgtgtgcgtgcgtgtgcgtgtgcgtgcgtgcgcgcgcgcgcgtgtgtgtgtgcgactttagagggacccgtTCCTCGAACGGCCCAAAGGataacttccacgaaccagcaacgtgcaagggagacggacaagcgtctacaattctaggaggcgggacggcctcctccttgtagctggctttctgtgccggtcacgtgacgtcgaagGAAGCAAgagccctcctccttgcagcaggctttcggtgccggtcacgtgacgtcgacggaagcaagatccctcccacgattgtagagagcctatttaaggggctcggAAATGTACTTTTTATcatttcattctcttctcatcatctttcatccaccgctgaataaaccgtgcaagtttcgcactagaaatcgtctcgcccttgcttggtcgccatggtctaccggatgcctgcagcccgccgacaacgccacgctacccaataagtgacgtcggtcgagcttcgataggcaggcgccgctacaactcggcagcagtacgatacgctaccctggagtacgcaacagtggCGGATGGCGGGTGATGTGGTAAGAAAAGGGGTTATTCTGCGCCGTTTTGTTTCTGCTAATTATTATGGTTAATTGTCTCAAAGAAATGGTAGTCTTCGGTTAAGTGGATTTCTGGATTTCGACACTTTGACCCTTTCCTCCACCGACGTGCACGGTAATCTCAATGGCAGAGTAATTTAAACATTCACCCCTCATGAAAATTTATGTCTGTCGGCAGGTTCATTCTCTTTAACAATAGTCATAAGAAATTTCCTTGAGTCCCTGATAAATTTTCTTTCTAAGTGCGTAATAAGTTTCAAAAGGAAATTTGCCACAGTGTTTCTGGTTCATACCACATGTGCAAATTTCTTTTGTGTTTCTGAAGCTTGCGCTTGCTTCTACTttagctttgtgtgtgtgtgcgtgtgcgtgtgcgtgcgtgtgcgtgtgtgtgtgcgtgtgcgtgtgcgtgtgcgcgcgcgtgtgtgtgtgtgtgtgtgtgtgtgtgtgtgtgtgtgtgtgtgtgtgtgtgtgtgtgtgtgtgtgtgtgtgtgtgtgtgtgtgtgtgtgtgtgtgtgtgtgtgtgtgtgtgtgtgtg
Coding sequences within:
- the LOC126540379 gene encoding uncharacterized protein; translated protein: MQRRRPHEQGTFLRRRRREAGRALALLVCLVLAQRSQALPILDRFVQNVFEPDRLNRWFTLWEKVIHLARFHVHNIPRIILMPFSNIHSVHGRAKDIRRGLSDLHMRGLLGRVQGLTGFAGDGGGTSRNNYATESPTSIKKAAQSLSPQPTVVRAKQ